Genomic segment of Streptomyces sp. NA02950:
TCGACGGCGCCCTGCTCGCCGATGACGCCTCCCTCGCCCGGATACGGCAGGCGGCGACGGCGGAAGGCGCCGGGGCGCTGCCCGCGATCGAGGACGGCGGGGTGCGGATCGGCCCGCCGCTCGCCCGGATCGGCAAGATCGTGTGCATCGGGCTGAACTACCACGACCACGCCACCGAGACCGGCGGTGCCATCCCCCAGGAGCCGATCCTCTTCATGAAGGCGCCGGACACGGTCGTCGGCCCGCGGGACACCGTGCTCGTTCCGCGCGGCAGTGTGAAGACCGACTGGGAGGTCGAACTCGCCGTGGTGATCGGCCGTACCGCGCGCTACCTCGACTCCGACGAGGCGGCCCTCGCCTCGGTCGCGGGCTACACCATCGCCCATGATGTCTCCGAGCGCGCCTTCCAGATCGAGCGCGGCGGCCAGTGGGACAAGGGCAAGAACTGCGAGACGTTCAACCCGCTCGGCCCCTGGCTGGTGACCGCCGACGACGTGCCCGACCCGCAGTCCTTGGGCCTGCGGCTGTGGGTCAACGGCGAGCTCAAGCAGAACGGCACCACGGCGGACCAGATCTTCGGGGTCGCCCATGTGGTCCGCTATCTCAGCCAGTTCATGACCCTCTACCCGGGCGATGTCATCAACACCGGCACCCCGGCGGGGGTGGCCCTGGGCCATCCCGAGCCCAAGCCGTATCTGCGCGCGGGCGATGTGGTCGAGCTGGAGATCGACGGACTGGGCCGCCAGCGCCAGGAGCTGAAGGACGCGTAGCGCTCCGCGGGAGACGAGGGTGAGCGGGGCCGCCAGGTGCGCAGCCCCGCGTACGACGGTCAGGCCGTGGCCGTATCCGACAGATAGCGCTCCAGCGCCTCCACCACCAGGGCGTGGTCCTCCGCCTGCGGAAGACCCGAGACCGCGACCGTGCCGATGACCCCGGTGCCCGTCACATGGAGCGGGAAGGCGCCGCCGTGGGCCGCGTAGAGATCCGGGTCGAGGCGCGAGGACTCCTCGAAGGTGCTGCCCTTGGCCCGGAAGCGGGCGCCGACCAGGTACGAGGCGGCCCCGTAGCGCTCCACCACCCGGCACTTGCGGTCCAGCCAGGCGTCGTTGTCCACGCTGGTGCCGGGCAGCGCACGGTGGAAGAGGCGCTGTCCGGCGCGGCGCACCGAGACGGTGACGGCCGCGCCGCGCTCCTGGGCGAGGTCGGCGATCAGACAGCCGAGCCGCCAGGCGTCGTCGTTGTCCAGCCGGGGCAGTCGCAGCCGGCGCTCCTGCTCCTCCAGCCGGGCGATCAGATCGCCCGGCTCCTCGGTGTGCCGGGCCGGGGTGTGCGTGCTCATGCCGTGGCCTCCAGGTGGACCGTACGCTGCTCGGCGGCCGACAGCCGGGCCGCCTCCAGGACGTGCAGGGCCGCCGCGGCCTCGGCGGCGGTGACCGGCGGGCGGGTGCCGTCGCGCAGGGCGGCGGCCACGCCGGCGTAGTAGGCCGGGTAGTCGCCGGGCAGGGTCGGGACGGGGATGCCGCCGCCGGTCAGCGGCGACTCGCCCGCCCCCAGCCGGCCCCAGCCGCTCTCCGGCTCGACGCCCCACGGGCCGGTGTCCGGGGTGCCGGGGCGCAGACCCTCACGGAGGGCGGCCTCCTGCGGGTCCAGGCCGTACTTCGCATAGCCCGCCTCGCTGCCCAGCACCCGGAAGCGCGGGCCCAGTTGGGCCGTGATGGCGCTCATCCACAGATGGGAGCGGATGCCGCCCGCGTGGGTGAGGGCGATGAAGGTGTCGTCGTCGGTCTGCGCCCCGGGGCGGCGCACATCGACCTCGGCGTAGACGGAGACGACCGGGCCGAAGAGGGTGAGCGCCTGGTCGACCAGATGGCTGCCCAGGTCGTAGAGGAGACCGCCGACCTCGGCCGGGTCACCGGACTCCCGCCAGCCGCCCTTCAGCTGGGGCCGCCACCGCTCGAAGCGGGACTCGAAGCGCTGGACGTGGCCGAGCGCGCCGTCGGCGATCAGCTTCCGGAGGGTGAGGAAGTCGTTGTCCCAGCGGCGGTTCTGGAAGACGCTCAGCAGCAGCCCGCGCGCGTCGGCGAGCGCGGCCAGCTCCTCGGCCTCGGCGGCGGTCGCGGCGAGCGGCTTGTCCACCACGACCGGCAGCCCCGCCTCGAGCGCGGCGCGGGCGAGCGCCACATGGGTGCGGTTCGGCGAGGCGATGACGATCAGGTCCAGCTCGTCCGCGCGTCCCCACAGCTCGTCGGCGGAGTCCGCCAGGATCACATCGGGGTACTCGGCGCGGGCCTGCCGCCGCCGCTCGCTGCTGGAGGTGACGACGGTGTCGAGGACGAGACCGTCGGCGGCCGCGATCAGGGGTGCGTGGAAGACGGAGCCCGCCAGGCCGTAGCCGACGAGTGCTACGCGGAGGGCGCTGTTGTGGTGGTCATCCATGGGAGCCACTTTGACAACGCTGTTGCGAAAGTGCAAGCGAGCGCCACAATGGAGGGGTGAACAGCTCGATCTCCGGGGCGGCCGGGCCCGGCGCCAATCTGTCCGCCCTGCGCAGCCATAACGCCGCGCTGGTCCTCGGCCTGCTGCGGGACGCGGGCGAGGCGGGCGTCAGCCGACTGGAGCTGGCCGCCCACACCGGACTCACCCCGCAGGCCGTCAGCAAGATCACCGCCCGGCTGCGGGCGGAGGGCCTGGCCACCGAGGCCGGACACCGCCCCTCCACCGGCGGGAAACCGCGCACCGTGCTCCGGCTGGTGCCCGGCGCGCGCCACGCCATCGGGCTCCACCTCGACCGCGATGAGCTGACGGCCGTCCTCGTCGACCTCGCGGGCACCCCGGTGGCCGTACGGACGGCGGACTTCGACTTCGGCGCGGCCGCCGAGCGGGCGCTGACCGCCGCCACCACGCAGGTCAGGGCCCTGATCGAGGACGCGGGCGAACTGCTCGGCCCGACGGTCGGTGAAACGGGCGACGAGACGGCTGACGAGACGGCTGACGAGACGGGTGACGAGGCCGGCGGTGAGACGGGTGGTGAGACGGGTGGTGAGACAGCCGACGAGACGGCCGGGGGCGGACTGCTCGGGGTCGGCGTCGCCGCGCCCGGTCCGCTCGACCACAGTTCGGGGGTGCTGCACCGGGTCACCGGCTTCCCCCAGTGGGACGGCTTCCGGCTGCGCGAGGCGCTCGCGCGGCGGCTCGGCCTTCCCGTCGTCCTCGACAAGGACACCAACGCCGCCGCGCTCGGCCTGGTGACCGCCGAGTCCTCCGCGTATCTGCACCTGGGCACCGGCCTGGGCGCCGGGCTCGTGCTCGGCGGGGGCGTGTACCGGGGCGCGCGGACGGACGCGGGGGAGTTCGGCCACCAGGTGATCCAGCTGGACGGACCGCGGTGCGGCTGCGGCAACCGCGGCTGTCTGGAGGCGCTGTGCCTCGCGGCCGTCGCGCGCGGTGAGACGGCCGTGGCGGCCCGGCTGCTCGGCGTCGGCGCGGCCAATCTGGTGCGGCTGCTCGACATCGACCGGGTGCTGCTCGGCGGCCGGGTGGTGCTGGCCGACCCCGGGCCGTACATCCAGGGGGTGTCCAGGATGCTGGCCGAGGACTCCGCACGGGCCAGCCGCCCCGTCGTTCCGGTGGAGGTCGTGGAGCGCGGCAACCGGGCGGTGGTGGAGGGCGCGGCGCAGCTCGTGCTCGCGCCGCTCTTCGCCCGCGGCTGACGGAGGCCAGCCCAGAGGGGTCCGACTGGGCCGATCGTGTGGGTTGTTGACCGCCAGACGAGGGCAATCGGTGGCTTTCGCGGTGTGTCGCCGTGCGGAAGTGGAAGGGACCGGAGTGCTCGGGGAAACGCCGTAGCACTCCAGAGGTTCACTCATGCGCCTGTCCACCGCACTGTCCCTGCGCGCCGTCCTCCCGGCGGCCGCGATCGCGCTCGTCCCGGCTCTGTACGGGATCGCGCCCCACGCCGACGCGGCCGACACGGAGGCCGAGCCCAGATCCGACACCAGAACGGACACCAGAACCGAGGCCGCGGGCGACACCGCGGCGGTGGCCGCACCGGTCTGCGGCAGCCGGGACAGCACGGAGTTCCCGATCGCCGCCCGTCTCCACGACGGGCCGGACCACTACGCGCGCGGCGGCGCCTGGCGCACCTGGCACCTGGAACTGCGCAACACCACGGACACCGGCTGCCGTGCCATCCACCCCATCGCGGTCCTCGTCGACCGCGCCCACGCGCTGCGGCCCGAGCACATCCGCTTCGAGTTCCTGGACCCGGCGGCCGACGGCGGCACCTGGCGACCGGTCTCGTTCGAGACGACCGACCAGGACGAGAACCTCGGGGTCTTCGACGACCACTTCGACGGCTTCACCGTGCCCGCGGGCAAGGCCGTGGACGTACAGGTGCGGACGAGCTTCGCCGACAACGCGCCGCGCGGGAAGGTGACCACAAACGTCATCGCCGTCCAGCGCCGCGAGGACGACGGCGACTGGGTCGGTCAGTCCAACGACTACGAGTTCAGCATCGACAACGCGGGGACGGAGACGGACGGCACCGACGGTACGGACGCGACGGACGGCACGGACGGTACGGCGGGGAAGGGCGACGCGGACGTCCCGGGCAGCGCGAACGTCCCCGGCGGTGCGGACGCGACGGGCGGTGTGGGCGCCGGGGGTACGGACGATTCCGGCTCCGCCGCCACGGCGCAACCCAAGGACACCACCGGCACCGGCACCGGCACCGCCGGCACGGCGACCCCGAACGTGCCGACGTCCCGGAGTCTGACCCCGCCCCGGGCCAAGCCCTCGTCCCCGAGTCCGAGTCCGAGTCCGTCCCGGTCGTCCGACACGGGCCTCAAGACCCCCGTTCCGGTGCCGCCCAGCGCCGACACCGACACCGACACGGGCACGGACCTCGGGCCGGACACCGGTACCGACGAGGACACCGGCGTGAGTGTCGACCCCAGCACGGACCCCGGAGTCGAGGACCCCGGAGTCGAGGACCCCGGAGTCGAGGACCCCGGAGTCGGGGACCCGGGTCTGGAGGATCCCGGCACCGGTGCGGAGGACCCGGGCGTAGCGGATCCCGGTACGGAGGACCCCGGCACCGGGGACCCGGGTCTGGAGGATCCCGGCACCGGTGCGGAGGACCCGGGCGTAGCGGATCCCGGTACGGAAGACCCCGGCACCGAGGACCCGGGCCTGGAGGATCCCGGCACCGGTACCGAGGACCCGGGCGTAGCGGACCCCGGTCAGGAAGACCCCGGCACCACCGACCCCGGTGACACCGGGTCCGATGACGGGGGACAGCAAGAAGAGGAGGACGGTGACCAGCAGTCCCAGCACCGGCCGCCCGAACTCGCCGAGACGGGCGGCCGCAACGCCCTGCTCGCGGGGCTCGGCGTGCTCAGCGTCGCGCTGCTGGCCGGCGGCACCGTCCTCCTCGTGACGTCCCGTCGCCCGGGGCAGTGAGAGCGGGCGGCGGCGATACGGCGGTTACTGGCCCCGGGGCCCTTCGCCCCGGCGGCGCAGCTCGTCGTCGAGCTTGTCCGAGCCGGTCTGGATCTGCTCCGAGTACTTGCCGCCGGTCTTCTTGTCCGCGGTGTCGGCCCCCTTGCGCGTGGCCTGCCGGCTCTTGTCCGGGTGCTTGCCGAGCGCGCCCTTCAGCTTGTCCATCATGCCCATGACGGTCTCCTTACGGTCCGGCTCGTTCCAGGGGCGAAAGCCACCCCTCGGGGCGGAAGCCACCCCTCCCCTCAGGATCAGACACCTGTGCTGGTCTGTCGCGCTGGACGGCCGCACCCCGCTGTGACACGTCTGGTTCCCCCGCTGTGCTGCCCGGTTAGGCTGAGGGCGTCGCCAGACGGGTCGGCCCGATCCCACGATCGTGTCGACCCTCAGTGGTCAAACCGAGCGGAGAGCAACCAGTGGCAGAGCGCAAGCCGATCGAGTCATGGCTCACCGACATGGACGGCGTGCTGATGCACGAGGGGATACCGGTTCCGGGTGCGGACGCCTTCATCAAGCGGCTGCGGGAGACCGAGACGCCCTTCCTCGTGCTCACCAACAACTCCATCTACACCCCGCGCGATCTGCACGCCCGGCTGTCCCGCATCGGGCTCGAGGTCCCGGTGGCCAACATCTGGACGTCGGCGCTGGCCACCGCCCAGTTCCTGGACGAGCAGCGCCCCGGCGGCACCTCGTACTGCATCGGCGAGGCGGGGCTGACCACCGCCCTGCACGACATCGGCTACGTCCTCACGGATGTGGAGCCGGACTACGTCGTGCTCGGGGAGACCCGCACCTACAGCTTCGAGTCGCTGACCAAGGCCATCCGCCTGATCAACGACGGTGCGCGGTTCATCGCCACCAACCCCGACGAGATCGGCCCCTCCGCCGAGGGCGCGCTGCCCGCCACCGGTTCGGTGGCCGCGCTGATCACCCGGGCGACCGGGCAGGAGCCGTACTTCGTCGGCAAGCCCAATCCGCTGATGATGCGGGCCGGGCTGAATGTGATCGGGGCGCACTCCGAGTCCAGCGCGATGATCGGCGACCGGATGGACACGGACGTGCGGGCCGGTCTCGAAGCGGGTATGGAGACCTTCCTCGTCCTCACCGGTGTCACCAAGAGCGAGGAGGTCGACCGGTTCCCCTACCGGCCCTCCACCGTGGTCGACTCCATCGCCGATCTGGTCGACCGCGTTCGCTGAGTTCTCCCGGACGTCCGCTGAGCGACCCGTTCGGCCCACTCGGGGTCCGCAGCGGATGCGGGCCCCGGCCGGGCGCGTGAGCCTCGTTGATGGAGGAGGTTCACCATGCGCTCAGTCGCCCTCACTCTCAGTACTGTCGCCCTGGGCACTGTCACTCTCTGTCCCGTCGTCGCCGCTCCGGCCCTCGCCGACCAGCGGCACGACGGCTCCGCCACGATTCGGGTCAGTCGGCTCGCCATTCCTCCCGGCGCCGAGGTGGAGGTGCGTGCCTTCGGCTGCCCCGGCAAGCTGGCCACCGCCTCGTCACCCGTGTTCGTCGACGACGCCGAGCTGACGCCGGACGGGGACGGGCTGTTCAGCGAGGCGACGATCCGGTCCACCGCGGCGAGCGGCGCCCACCGGGTCACCGTGGACTGCGGTGACCGGGTGAGCGCCGCGGACGCGGGGGAGAAGGTGTCCGTCGCCGTCGAGCGCCCGCCCTCACCCATCGCCCCGGTCCACGCGGGCGGCGGGGGCAGCGCGCCCGCCGAGGAGCGGATGCGCGAGGACTTCGGCGGCGCGGAGGCGTACGGCCTGGTCCTCTCGGGCGGTACGGCGCTGGTCGTCGGCGGGCTCGCGGTGCAGCGGCGCCGTCGCCGTCCCACCGGTCCGGGGTCGGGCTGAGCGCGATGGACGGATACGGATATGGATACGGACTGGGAAGCGGCCGGGACGGCGGGCCCGGGGACGAGGACGGTGGCGGGGGCGGCGGCCGGAGGTTCCGCGGCGCCGGACGGCTGGCCATGGGCGTCGCCTGGGCGGTGCTGCTGCTCGGTCTGTGGATGTGGGGGCGGGACACCACGGAGGGGACGGGCGGATCGGTGCCGATGACCGGCGATGTGGCCGCGGTCGGCCGCCCGCCCGCGCATCCGCTGCCCCCGGCGCACGCCCCGCTGCCGTCCGCGCGGCCGAAGAGCGTGGAGATCGCGGCGGCGCGCGTACGGGCCCCGGTCGTCGCCAGCGGCCTGGACAGCTCGGGTGCGCTCAAGCCGCCGCCGTACAACCGGGCCGGTACGGTCGGCTGGTACCGCGCGGGCCCCGAACCCGGCTCCGCGGGCGCGGCGCTGCTGGTGGGTCATTTCGACACCAGGTCCAAGCCCGCGGTGTTCCACGGGCTGGGCAACCTCAAGCGCGGGGAGACGGTGCGGATCGCGCGGACCGACGGCACCACGGCGGAGTTCACCGTGGAGAACGTCGAAGTGGTGGCCACCGAGCGGTTCAACGCCCGGCGGGTGTACGGGGCGAGCACCCGGGGCCGCGCCGAACTGCGGCTGATCACCTGCGGGGGCCGGTTCGACAAGGCGACGCGGTCGTACACCGCCAATGTGGTCGTCTCGGCGTATCTGACGGGTACGACGGGGCGGCCGCACCATCCGGTGGGCGCCGCGGGCGGCGACTCCGGCTGACGGGGTTCTTCCCTACCGCCGCGTGTGAGACCCGCCACGCCCAGGCCCGCTGACAAGGGACTGACGGTCGCACCCCGAAGGGGCGCGGGGCTGTGTCGATGTGCGGCTCCGCCGCGTGGGCGCGACCTGCCACGACGCAGCCGTGGGCGAAGGACGGCACCTCGCGGCTCTTCCCGCGGAGCGCTTAGTGCGGCGGGGCGAAAACGCGACCCCGGGTCGCCGATGCGCGCCCGAGCCGCCGGAGCGTTGTGCAAGGATTGATTCGACCGGTCTTGTCCCGCCGGGGGACCACGGCGTGTTCCTCGCAGCGTGCACCCAAGGGGGAGTGGATGTACGGCAGTTACACGTGCCGTCGGCATCACGTTGCCCGTCTTCGCAGCCGTCGTGCCCGTGGCCGTACCCGCGCGGTCTCGACCGCCGGAGCCCTGCTGTCGCTCGTGACGCTCTCCGGCTGTTTCGGCTCCTCCAGCGGTGGCGACGGCGACCACGCTGCCGCGGCCGAGCGGCCCCGGCAGCGGCCCAAGGCCACCGTGCCGTACTGGGTGAACCCGGACGGGAGCGCCGCCAAGCAGCTCGCGGCGTACCGCGAGAAGGGGGCGCGGGACCAGGCGAGGCTGATAGAGAAGATCGCCGATCAGCCGGTCGCGGAGTGGCTCGGGCTGGACAACCCCGAGGGGCAGGCGAGCGGTTTCACCCAGGCCGCCGCCAAGGCGAACCGCAGCGCGCTGTTGGTTTTCTACGAGATCCCGCACCGCGACTGCGGGCAGTACTCCAAGGGCGGCGCCGCGGACGGCGATGCCTACCGCGCCTGGCTGGACAAGGCGGTCCGCGGGATCGGCAACCGCCCCGCGACCGTCATCCTGGAGCCCGACGCGCTGCCGCACGTGGTGGACGGCTGTACGCCCGAGAAGTTCCACGAGGAGCGGTACGACCTGCTGACCGGGGCCGTCGACAAGCTCAAGGGGCTGCCGCACACCAAGGTCTATCTGGACGCCGGGAATCCGCACTGGATCACGGACCCGCGCCGGATGGCGCAGCCGCTGAAGCGGGCGGGCATCGCCAAGGCCGACGGCTTCGCGCTCAACACCTCCAACTACCAGACGACGAAGGAGAACACCGCCTACGGCAGGAAGCTGTCGGCGCTGGTGGGCGGCAAGCCCTTCGTGATCGACACCAGCCGGAACGGGAACGGACCGGTCCCGGGGAAGAACGATCCGCAGGCGTGGTGCAATCCGAAGGGCCGTGCGCTGGGCGAGTCGCCGACCACCGACACCGGGGACGAGCTGGTCGACGCCTACCTGTGGATCAAGCGTCCGGGCGAGTCGGACGGTACCTGCAAGGGCGGCCCCAAGGCGGGTCAGTGGTGGCCGCGGTACGCGCTCGATCTTGCCCGTAACGCTCGTCCGTAACGTCGTACAGCGCGAGCCGTCGGCGCCGGGACGGCGCCGACGGGGCCCGCTCAGTCCCGGTCGGTCCGGGACGCCTTGGCCTTCGCGGCCTTTCCGCCGGGCACCTTCACCCACACCGCCTTCGACGGGGTGCCCTCCTTGTCGACCGCGTTGAGCATGTACCAGCCGGGCGGCACCAGCGAGGATTCCTTGGGCAGCTTGACCGTGATGCCGTCCTTCTTCCGCTCGAAGTCCACCGCGATCGACCGTTGCTCCACATTGGTGACATGGGTGAAGGAGCCGGGCCGGATCAGCCGCACCTTCTTGATCGCCGAGGGGCGGGAGGTGGTGTAGCTCGTACTGCCGCCGCGCCTGACCGTACGGGGACCGGTGTCGGTGAGCTTCGGGCGCGAGTCCCGGTAGAGGTACGGCGGGGTGTAGATGTCGATCTGCTGCTGGAACTCGCCGGGCTTGGTGTTGGCCTTGTCGCCGTAGAGCGAGTCCGAGCCGAAGGTCATCACCCGGCCGTCGGGCAGCAGCAGCGCGCCGGAGTGGTAGTTGCGGCCCACCAGCGGATCGGCCACCGCACGGGAGGAGTTGGTCCTCGGGTCGTAGATCTCGGCCTTGAGTACGTTGCTGTCACTGCGGCCGCGGTAGTCGCCCGAGCCGTTGGTGGTGAGCACCGTGTCATCGGGGAGGATCACGCTGCTGGGGTAGCGGGCCTTGGCGTACAGGTCCGGGCCGTCCTTGAAGCGCGGATCGCCGGCGTGCAGGTCGACGATCCGGGTCTTGGCGGTGGCCCGGGAGTCCTCGCCGACCCCGCCGCCGCCGAGCACCATGTACCGCTGGTCCTGTGCCGGGGGCAGCAGTACCGACATCGACGTCTCCAGCAGCCCGGGGTCGCTGATCCCCGGCACCACGTCGAACGTGTTGCTCTTCAGATCCCAGACACCGGGCACACGGCCCTTGTCGTCGGGGCCGTATCCGGCGTTGGAACCGGTGTAGAAGATCCTGCCCTTGTCGGTGAGGAAGAGCGCGGGGTACGTCGGGAAGAACCTCTTCTTCGGCAGGTACTTCCACTTCTTGGTCTTCGGGTTGTAGATCTCGTTCTTGCCCGGGACCACCTGGCCGATTTCATCCAGACCGGAGACCGAGAGGACCTTGCCGTTCTGAAGGGTGGTCAGCGTCGGGTACCAGCGGGCCTCGTTCATGGGGTCGACCGTGATGTAGCGCTCGGCCACCGGGTCGAATTCATAGGAGTCCTTGATTCCCTGGAAGTCCTTCTTGTCGAACGAGAGCTTCTGCGCGATGCCGTAGAAGTTCCGCCTGTCCTTGCCCTTGAGCCCGGTGATCCGGTAGTTGTCCTCGGTGCCGGTCTGGTACTTCTTGCCCTTGCGCAGCGCCTCGACATAGACCCGTGCGGTGCTGGGGGTGACGCGGACCTTTCCGGTCCTGGCGCTCTTGGTCTTCTTGGCGCGCGGGACCAGGACCGGGTCCTTTGACTCGAAGGTCTTGCCGCTCTCCTTGCCGGTGAAGCGGGTCCCG
This window contains:
- a CDS encoding fumarylacetoacetate hydrolase family protein, which gives rise to MKLLRVGPAGAERPALLDASGTLRDLSGLVPEIDGALLADDASLARIRQAATAEGAGALPAIEDGGVRIGPPLARIGKIVCIGLNYHDHATETGGAIPQEPILFMKAPDTVVGPRDTVLVPRGSVKTDWEVELAVVIGRTARYLDSDEAALASVAGYTIAHDVSERAFQIERGGQWDKGKNCETFNPLGPWLVTADDVPDPQSLGLRLWVNGELKQNGTTADQIFGVAHVVRYLSQFMTLYPGDVINTGTPAGVALGHPEPKPYLRAGDVVELEIDGLGRQRQELKDA
- a CDS encoding heme-degrading domain-containing protein, producing the protein MSTHTPARHTEEPGDLIARLEEQERRLRLPRLDNDDAWRLGCLIADLAQERGAAVTVSVRRAGQRLFHRALPGTSVDNDAWLDRKCRVVERYGAASYLVGARFRAKGSTFEESSRLDPDLYAAHGGAFPLHVTGTGVIGTVAVSGLPQAEDHALVVEALERYLSDTATA
- a CDS encoding Gfo/Idh/MocA family oxidoreductase; translated protein: MDDHHNSALRVALVGYGLAGSVFHAPLIAAADGLVLDTVVTSSSERRRQARAEYPDVILADSADELWGRADELDLIVIASPNRTHVALARAALEAGLPVVVDKPLAATAAEAEELAALADARGLLLSVFQNRRWDNDFLTLRKLIADGALGHVQRFESRFERWRPQLKGGWRESGDPAEVGGLLYDLGSHLVDQALTLFGPVVSVYAEVDVRRPGAQTDDDTFIALTHAGGIRSHLWMSAITAQLGPRFRVLGSEAGYAKYGLDPQEAALREGLRPGTPDTGPWGVEPESGWGRLGAGESPLTGGGIPVPTLPGDYPAYYAGVAAALRDGTRPPVTAAEAAAALHVLEAARLSAAEQRTVHLEATA
- a CDS encoding ROK family protein; protein product: MNSSISGAAGPGANLSALRSHNAALVLGLLRDAGEAGVSRLELAAHTGLTPQAVSKITARLRAEGLATEAGHRPSTGGKPRTVLRLVPGARHAIGLHLDRDELTAVLVDLAGTPVAVRTADFDFGAAAERALTAATTQVRALIEDAGELLGPTVGETGDETADETADETGDEAGGETGGETGGETADETAGGGLLGVGVAAPGPLDHSSGVLHRVTGFPQWDGFRLREALARRLGLPVVLDKDTNAAALGLVTAESSAYLHLGTGLGAGLVLGGGVYRGARTDAGEFGHQVIQLDGPRCGCGNRGCLEALCLAAVARGETAVAARLLGVGAANLVRLLDIDRVLLGGRVVLADPGPYIQGVSRMLAEDSARASRPVVPVEVVERGNRAVVEGAAQLVLAPLFARG
- a CDS encoding antitoxin; translated protein: MGMMDKLKGALGKHPDKSRQATRKGADTADKKTGGKYSEQIQTGSDKLDDELRRRGEGPRGQ
- a CDS encoding HAD-IIA family hydrolase — translated: MAERKPIESWLTDMDGVLMHEGIPVPGADAFIKRLRETETPFLVLTNNSIYTPRDLHARLSRIGLEVPVANIWTSALATAQFLDEQRPGGTSYCIGEAGLTTALHDIGYVLTDVEPDYVVLGETRTYSFESLTKAIRLINDGARFIATNPDEIGPSAEGALPATGSVAALITRATGQEPYFVGKPNPLMMRAGLNVIGAHSESSAMIGDRMDTDVRAGLEAGMETFLVLTGVTKSEEVDRFPYRPSTVVDSIADLVDRVR
- a CDS encoding class F sortase, with the translated sequence MGVAWAVLLLGLWMWGRDTTEGTGGSVPMTGDVAAVGRPPAHPLPPAHAPLPSARPKSVEIAAARVRAPVVASGLDSSGALKPPPYNRAGTVGWYRAGPEPGSAGAALLVGHFDTRSKPAVFHGLGNLKRGETVRIARTDGTTAEFTVENVEVVATERFNARRVYGASTRGRAELRLITCGGRFDKATRSYTANVVVSAYLTGTTGRPHHPVGAAGGDSG
- a CDS encoding glycoside hydrolase family 6 protein; its protein translation is MYGSYTCRRHHVARLRSRRARGRTRAVSTAGALLSLVTLSGCFGSSSGGDGDHAAAAERPRQRPKATVPYWVNPDGSAAKQLAAYREKGARDQARLIEKIADQPVAEWLGLDNPEGQASGFTQAAAKANRSALLVFYEIPHRDCGQYSKGGAADGDAYRAWLDKAVRGIGNRPATVILEPDALPHVVDGCTPEKFHEERYDLLTGAVDKLKGLPHTKVYLDAGNPHWITDPRRMAQPLKRAGIAKADGFALNTSNYQTTKENTAYGRKLSALVGGKPFVIDTSRNGNGPVPGKNDPQAWCNPKGRALGESPTTDTGDELVDAYLWIKRPGESDGTCKGGPKAGQWWPRYALDLARNARP
- a CDS encoding kelch motif-containing protein codes for the protein MKYRPSRRTRRFGIGAAAVIVVAGMNGPALYRFSSEKYHDYKINQPEYKADNGHWDVVDVPDEYRINTIHAALLHTGKVLLVAGSGNNAKNFAAKSFRSVLWDPEKNTYKNIPTPKDLFCSGHTQLPDGKLLVAGGTQRYEKLRGDVEKAGGLMFVHNENPDKPKTFPAGTRFTGKESGKTFESKDPVLVPRAKKTKSARTGKVRVTPSTARVYVEALRKGKKYQTGTEDNYRITGLKGKDRRNFYGIAQKLSFDKKDFQGIKDSYEFDPVAERYITVDPMNEARWYPTLTTLQNGKVLSVSGLDEIGQVVPGKNEIYNPKTKKWKYLPKKRFFPTYPALFLTDKGRIFYTGSNAGYGPDDKGRVPGVWDLKSNTFDVVPGISDPGLLETSMSVLLPPAQDQRYMVLGGGGVGEDSRATAKTRIVDLHAGDPRFKDGPDLYAKARYPSSVILPDDTVLTTNGSGDYRGRSDSNVLKAEIYDPRTNSSRAVADPLVGRNYHSGALLLPDGRVMTFGSDSLYGDKANTKPGEFQQQIDIYTPPYLYRDSRPKLTDTGPRTVRRGGSTSYTTSRPSAIKKVRLIRPGSFTHVTNVEQRSIAVDFERKKDGITVKLPKESSLVPPGWYMLNAVDKEGTPSKAVWVKVPGGKAAKAKASRTDRD